The following coding sequences lie in one Arachis stenosperma cultivar V10309 chromosome 5, arast.V10309.gnm1.PFL2, whole genome shotgun sequence genomic window:
- the LOC130980009 gene encoding E3 ubiquitin protein ligase RIE1-like, which yields MSSQTTATEAAEPQAPLLRSRHGNSDASAASRAPTLALLLGRATGRRGPSMLVRETAARELEERRADWGYSKPVVALDMSWNMAFVVVSAVMLACTLDERPNTPIRLWIFGYGLQCLLHVVLVWLEYRRRNQRNSRRQRRTSGIESEDADSLEDANDSDDDDVGDGNSSHSGFTKRCESFNTGISFLWWIVGFYWVVSGGDILLQDAPRLYWLAVVFLAFDVFFAIFCVVLACLIGIALCCCLPCIIAILYAVAGQEGASEADLSIIPKYRFEILSDEEKPTGGAGRMVPIETNSGYVANERTLLPEDAECCICLCPYEDGTELHALPCNHHFHSLCIVKWLKMNATCPLCKYNILKGNEQV from the exons ATGTCATCACAGACAACCGCCACGGAGGCAGCGGAGCCCCAGGCGCCACTCCTCCGCTCCCGCCACGGGAACTCTGATGCCTCCGCCGCGTCTCGGGCTCCAACCCTCGCGCTTCTGCTGGGCCGAGCCACGGGCCGCCGTGGCCCGTCCATGCTGGTCCGCGAGACTGCAGCGCGGGAGCTGGAGGAGCGGCGAGCCGACTGGGGATACTCGAAGCCGGTCGTGGCGCTCGACATGTCGTGGAACATGGCCTTCGTAGTGGTCTCAGCGGTGATGCTTGCGTGCACCTTGGATGAGCGGCCGAACACGCCGATCCGCCTGTGGATCTTCGGGTACGGGCTGCAGTGCCTGCTGCACGTGGTGCTGGTGTGGCTCGAGTACCGGCGCCGGAACCAAAGGAATTCGCGGCGTCAGCGAAGGACGAGTGGCATAGAAAGCGAGGATGCTGATAGCTTGGAGGATGCCAACGATAGTGACGATGATGATGTTGGTGATGGAAACTCTTCTCACTCCGG ATTCACAAAACGATGTGAGTCGTTTAATACGGGGATTTCATTCCTTTGGTGGATAGTGGGCTTTTACTGGGTTGTCTCTGGTGGTGATATACTTCTGCAAGATGCCCCACGCTTATACTG GTTGGCTGTTGTGTTTTTGGCATTTGACGTCTTCTTTGCTATCTTTTGTGTTGTTTTGGCATGCTTAATTGGCATTGCCCTCTGTTGTTGTTTGCCTTGCATCATTGCTATTCTCTATGCTGTTGCAGGACAG GAAGGTGCGTCAGAGGCAGATCTCAGTATAATTCCAAAATACAGATTTGAAATTTTAAGCGATGAGGAAAAGCCTACTGGGGGAGCTGGAAGAATGGTTCCCATTGAAACCAATAGTGGATATGTTGCAAACGAACGGACACTTTTGCCAGAGGATGCG GAATGTTGCATATGCCTTTGTCCTTACGAGGATGGAACAGAGCTCCATGCTCTTCCGTGCAATCATCATTTTCATTCTTTATGCATAGTGAAATGGCTAAAGATGAATGCAACTTGTCCTCTTTGCAAGTACAATATTCTCAAAGGAAATGAACAAGTGTGA
- the LOC130981433 gene encoding uncharacterized protein LOC130981433 — protein MQAEIIPADIARYSFTSAVWRGFVPPKIELISWFVLDGRVNTKDRLCRLGVIAPNDNMCVLCCKAVESAFHLFIGCEVTCQVWSAWLFALGRLWTMPGSLKEHFQSWTTGSVRKEDTRRWFMGFYAVIWTIWVERNATIFRNQDTNVEGIISMSFEFSDEWFGGEPYGY, from the coding sequence ATGCAAGCAGAAATTATTCCGGCGGACATCGCGAGATATAGCTTCACTAGTGCTGTTTGGCGAGGTTTCGTACCTCCCAAGATTGAGCTGATTTCTTGGTTTGTATTAGACGGCAGAGTAAACACCAAAGATAGATTGTGTAGGCTAGGCGTTATTGCACCGAATGATAACATGTGTGTGTTGTGCTGTAAGGCCGTAGAGTCTGCGTTTCATTTGTTTATTGGGTGTGAGGTCACTTGTCAGGTGTGGAGTGCTTGGCTGTTTGCTCTTGGGAGGCTCTGGACAATGCCAGGTTCACTAAAGGAGCACTTTCAAAGCTGGACGACTGGTTCAGTGAGGAAGGAAGACACCAGGCGGTGGTTCATGGGTTTTTATGCTGTTATATGGACAATTTGGGTTGAAAGGAATGCGACGATCTTCAGGAATCAAGATACTAATGTGGAGGGAATTATCAGCATGTCCTTCGAGTTCTCTGATGAATGGTTTGGTGGTGAACCATATGGTTATTGA